The following proteins are encoded in a genomic region of Vigna radiata var. radiata cultivar VC1973A unplaced genomic scaffold, Vradiata_ver6 scaffold_7, whole genome shotgun sequence:
- the LOC106753857 gene encoding protein RADIALIS-like 3 — MASSSMSASGSWSVKDNKAFEKALAVYDKDTPDRWYNVAHAVGGKTPEEVKRHYELLVQDVKHIESGRVPFPNYKKTASSDQEEKRLRNLNLQ, encoded by the exons ATGGCATCAAGTTCAATGTCAGCCTCAGGCTCATGGAGTGTCAAGGACAACAAGGCCTTTGAGAAGGCTCTTGCTGTTTACGACAAGGACACCCCCGACCGTTGGTACAATGTTGCCCATGCTGTTGGTGGCAAAACTCCAGAGGAAGTGAAGAGACACTATGAACTCCTTGTCCAGGATGTTAAACATATTGAATCAGGACGAGTGCCATTCCCAAATTACAAGAAAACTGCATCCTCTGATCAGGAGGAGAAAAG ACTGAGGAATTTGAACCTCCAGTGA